The following proteins are encoded in a genomic region of Xanthomonas cassavae CFBP 4642:
- a CDS encoding AsmA family protein — protein MTHATGPRTSRPPRRRRWLIGLGIVAGLVIIFLILFDWNWLRGPVERAVSAKTGRAFHLGHLDVDLGRTTTIRGQSLQLGNAIWSRRGAMAELNAAEIDVELWPLLRGKVRLPEIRLDRPNVLLEAGNDSHPGNWVLDSGDGDGSMPRLGRLLVTDGRLRYIDDASRSDIDVAINSLAPPRSDQRAAPIGIEGKGRWKGYPFTLKGDTASPLELSQSEHPFRIDLRGRAGATRTHVRGTLTNPFQFRMFDLQMALRGQDMQDLYPLTGVAMPSTPPYALDGRLRRDGDVWRYETFTGTAGDSDLSGTAEIDLRNKRPFLRADLTSKRLDFDDLAGFIGAPPKTGADESANAQQKKQASQLAASARILPTTPYDLSKLRAMDAQVRWRAHRINAPSWPLDDMDASLNLKDGLLQLEPLNFGVAGGDIRSTIRMDARNDVIATHLKAGIRGIRLDRLFPDATLAKQASGAIGGDLDLRGRGNSIAAMLGSADGSIGVGMGRGHVGNLIMELAGLDIAESLKYLITKDRQIPVRCIFGDFDVQDGLMQSRALAFDSTDTIIVGEGNISLKNETLDLLLRPRPKDRSILSLRSPLRIAGTFKDPTFRPDFKALGVRGAIAIALGSIAPPAALLATFEPGPGKDSDCGGKFAK, from the coding sequence GTGACTCATGCCACCGGTCCTCGCACCTCCCGCCCACCGCGTCGACGACGCTGGCTGATCGGGCTTGGCATTGTGGCCGGCCTGGTGATCATCTTCCTGATCCTGTTTGACTGGAACTGGTTGCGTGGGCCGGTCGAGCGCGCCGTCAGCGCAAAGACCGGTCGTGCGTTTCATCTCGGTCATCTGGACGTGGACCTGGGTCGCACCACTACCATCCGCGGCCAATCGCTGCAACTGGGCAACGCCATCTGGTCAAGACGCGGTGCGATGGCGGAACTGAACGCGGCCGAGATCGATGTGGAGCTATGGCCGCTGCTGCGTGGCAAGGTCCGCCTGCCGGAAATTCGTCTCGACCGCCCCAATGTGCTGCTCGAGGCCGGCAACGACAGCCATCCCGGCAACTGGGTATTGGATAGCGGCGACGGCGACGGCAGCATGCCGCGCCTGGGGCGGTTACTGGTGACCGACGGGCGGCTGCGCTACATCGACGACGCCAGCCGCTCGGACATCGACGTGGCGATCAATAGCCTGGCGCCACCACGCAGCGACCAGCGCGCCGCGCCGATCGGCATCGAGGGCAAGGGCCGCTGGAAGGGTTATCCCTTTACGCTGAAGGGCGATACCGCATCGCCGCTGGAACTGAGCCAGAGCGAGCATCCGTTCCGCATCGATCTGCGGGGCCGCGCCGGCGCAACCCGCACGCATGTGCGTGGCACCCTGACCAATCCTTTCCAGTTTCGCATGTTCGACCTGCAGATGGCGTTGCGCGGCCAGGACATGCAGGACCTGTATCCGCTGACCGGTGTTGCCATGCCCTCTACCCCGCCATATGCGCTGGATGGCCGGCTGCGGCGCGATGGCGATGTGTGGCGCTATGAGACATTCACCGGCACTGCCGGCGACAGCGACCTGTCCGGCACCGCCGAGATCGACCTACGTAACAAACGCCCGTTCCTACGCGCAGACCTGACCTCAAAACGTCTGGATTTCGATGACCTGGCCGGCTTCATCGGCGCACCGCCCAAGACCGGCGCGGACGAATCGGCCAATGCGCAACAGAAGAAGCAGGCCAGCCAGCTTGCCGCCAGCGCGCGCATCCTGCCCACCACGCCGTACGACCTGTCCAAGCTGCGTGCCATGGATGCGCAGGTGCGCTGGCGCGCGCATCGCATCAATGCGCCATCCTGGCCGCTGGATGACATGGATGCCTCGCTGAACCTGAAAGACGGACTGCTGCAGCTGGAGCCGCTGAATTTCGGCGTGGCCGGCGGCGACATCCGCTCCACCATCCGCATGGACGCGCGCAATGACGTGATCGCCACGCACCTGAAGGCCGGCATCCGCGGAATTCGGCTGGATCGGCTGTTTCCCGATGCCACCCTGGCCAAGCAAGCCTCCGGTGCCATCGGCGGCGACCTGGACCTGCGTGGTCGCGGCAACTCCATCGCCGCGATGCTTGGCAGCGCCGATGGCTCGATCGGCGTGGGCATGGGCCGCGGCCACGTCGGCAACCTGATCATGGAGCTGGCCGGGCTGGACATCGCCGAATCGCTGAAATACCTGATCACCAAGGACCGGCAGATTCCGGTGCGCTGCATCTTCGGCGACTTCGACGTGCAGGACGGCCTGATGCAATCGCGCGCCCTGGCCTTCGACAGTACCGATACCATCATCGTTGGCGAAGGCAACATCAGCCTGAAGAACGAAACACTCGATCTGCTGCTGCGCCCGCGCCCGAAGGACCGCAGCATCCTGAGCCTGCGCTCGCCGCTGCGCATCGCCGGCACGTTCAAGGACCCGACGTTCCGCCCCGACTTCAAGGCTCTGGGCGTGCGCGGTGCGATCGCCATTGCCCTGGGCAGCATTGCTCCGCCCGCCGCGCTGCTCGCCACCTTCGAACCCGGCCCGGGCAAGGACAGCGACTGCGGCGGCAAGTTCGCAAAGTAG
- the trhA gene encoding PAQR family membrane homeostasis protein TrhA gives MNADASPSTDLRDEIASAVTHGLGAIAALAGGSVLITLAAIYGDGWQLATSIVFSATLVLLYVASTLFHAIAHPGAKARLQVLDHCAIYLLIAGTYTPFTLINLRGPWGWGLFAAIWTIAAAGVIFKLFFTGRFRLLSTILYLAMGWLIIVAIQPLLRSVDTWSLCWLLAGGLFYTLGTYFYQRDTQRYFHAIWHLFVLAGSACHFVAVIEQVM, from the coding sequence ATGAACGCAGACGCTTCCCCCTCGACCGACCTGCGCGACGAAATTGCCAGTGCCGTGACCCACGGCCTGGGCGCCATCGCCGCCCTGGCCGGTGGTTCGGTGCTGATCACGCTGGCCGCCATCTACGGCGATGGCTGGCAGCTGGCCACCTCCATCGTGTTCAGTGCCACGCTGGTGTTGCTCTACGTCGCCTCCACGCTGTTCCATGCCATCGCGCATCCAGGCGCCAAGGCGCGCCTGCAGGTGCTGGATCATTGCGCGATCTATCTACTGATCGCCGGCACCTATACCCCGTTCACGCTGATCAACCTGCGTGGCCCGTGGGGCTGGGGTTTGTTTGCGGCCATCTGGACGATCGCCGCCGCCGGGGTGATCTTCAAGCTGTTCTTCACCGGCCGCTTCCGGTTGCTGTCGACGATCCTGTATCTGGCCATGGGCTGGCTGATCATCGTGGCGATCCAGCCACTGCTACGCTCGGTCGACACCTGGTCGTTGTGCTGGCTGCTAGCCGGCGGGCTGTTCTACACCCTGGGCACCTACTTCTACCAGCGCGACACCCAGCGTTACTTCCATGCGATCTGGCACCTGTTCGTGCTTGCCGGTAGCGCCTGCCACTTCGTTGCGGTGATCGAACAGGTGATGTGA
- the mtgA gene encoding monofunctional biosynthetic peptidoglycan transglycosylase, whose amino-acid sequence MGTDALDGKQGAPPRRRRWLRWLLAAPLLFAAASVLQVLVLRVIDPPISSMMVGRYLEAWGAGDVGFSLHQQWRDYEKIAASLPISVVAAEDQQFPMHHGFDLQAIEKARDHNARGGRVRGASTISQQVAKNVFLWQGRSWLRKGLEAWYTVLIELLWPKQRILEMYLNVAEFGDGVYGVQAAARQFWGKDAAGLSPTESARLAAVLPSPRRYDARRPGAYVQRRTAWIQRQARQLGGAAYLQTK is encoded by the coding sequence ATGGGGACGGATGCATTGGATGGCAAGCAGGGGGCGCCACCGCGGCGCAGACGCTGGCTGCGCTGGCTATTGGCCGCACCGCTGCTGTTTGCCGCCGCGAGCGTGTTGCAGGTGCTGGTGCTGCGGGTGATCGATCCGCCGATCAGCAGCATGATGGTGGGGCGCTATCTGGAAGCGTGGGGCGCGGGCGACGTCGGGTTTTCCCTGCATCAGCAGTGGCGCGACTACGAGAAGATCGCCGCCAGCCTGCCGATCTCGGTGGTGGCGGCAGAGGATCAGCAGTTCCCGATGCATCATGGGTTCGATCTGCAGGCCATCGAAAAGGCGCGCGATCACAATGCGCGCGGCGGGCGGGTGCGTGGCGCAAGCACGATCAGCCAGCAGGTCGCCAAGAATGTGTTCCTGTGGCAGGGCCGCAGCTGGCTGCGCAAGGGCCTGGAGGCCTGGTACACGGTGCTGATCGAATTGTTATGGCCAAAGCAGCGCATTCTGGAGATGTATCTCAACGTGGCCGAGTTCGGCGACGGCGTGTATGGCGTGCAGGCGGCTGCCCGGCAGTTCTGGGGCAAGGACGCGGCCGGGCTGTCGCCGACCGAGTCGGCGCGTCTGGCTGCGGTGCTGCCATCGCCGCGGCGCTATGACGCGCGGCGCCCGGGCGCCTACGTGCAGCGGCGCACGGCGTGGATCCAGCGGCAGGCACGCCAGCTGGGCGGCGCGGCCTATCTGCAGACCAAGTGA
- a CDS encoding glycosyltransferase family 2 protein, which translates to MSTIDTSAAPAIAERLTVVIAAYNEETSIPLLHPRLCAVLAQLHGLQTQVLYVDDGSTDGTWDVLQALVQADARVGAVRLSRNFGKEVAISAGLDHVLPGAVVLLDADGQDPPELIPEFVALWRAGYDNIFGTRVFREGESWIKRSAAHAFYRVIRRLSRTPIPADTGDFRLLSPRVVQALQQLRERHRFMKGLFGWVGFRQVALPYRRAPRLSGISKFTVWRLWNFALDGITSFSTVPLRAATYLGLLTALAAFLFGGWVMIKAALVGDPVAGWPTMMSVILFLGGIQLIALGLIGEYLGRLYDEAKQRPLYLVDTQRGAVGVGCDHQTKRRAGHADRTTAVGDQAG; encoded by the coding sequence ATGAGCACGATCGACACCAGCGCCGCCCCTGCCATCGCCGAGCGCCTTACCGTGGTGATTGCAGCCTATAACGAGGAAACCAGCATCCCGTTGTTGCATCCACGGCTATGCGCGGTGCTGGCACAGCTGCATGGGCTGCAGACGCAGGTGCTGTATGTCGATGACGGCAGCACCGACGGTACCTGGGACGTCTTGCAGGCGCTGGTGCAGGCCGATGCGCGGGTGGGCGCGGTGCGGCTATCGCGCAATTTCGGCAAGGAAGTGGCGATTTCCGCGGGCCTGGATCATGTGCTGCCCGGCGCGGTCGTCCTGCTCGATGCCGATGGACAGGACCCGCCGGAACTGATCCCGGAGTTCGTCGCGCTGTGGCGAGCGGGCTACGACAATATCTTCGGAACACGCGTGTTCCGCGAGGGCGAGAGCTGGATCAAACGCAGTGCCGCCCATGCGTTCTATCGGGTGATCCGGCGCCTGTCGCGCACGCCGATTCCCGCCGACACCGGCGATTTTCGCCTGCTGTCGCCGCGGGTGGTGCAGGCCTTGCAGCAATTGCGCGAGCGGCATCGTTTCATGAAGGGCTTGTTCGGCTGGGTGGGGTTTCGTCAGGTGGCGCTGCCATACCGACGCGCGCCGCGCCTGTCCGGGATCAGCAAGTTCACGGTCTGGCGGTTATGGAATTTTGCGCTGGACGGCATCACCAGTTTTTCCACGGTGCCGCTGCGGGCAGCGACCTATCTGGGCCTGCTGACGGCGCTGGCGGCGTTCCTGTTCGGGGGCTGGGTGATGATCAAGGCGGCGCTGGTGGGCGACCCGGTCGCAGGCTGGCCGACGATGATGTCGGTGATCCTGTTCCTGGGCGGCATCCAGCTGATTGCGCTGGGCCTGATCGGGGAATACCTGGGCCGGTTGTACGACGAGGCCAAGCAGCGTCCGCTCTATCTGGTCGATACCCAGCGCGGCGCGGTGGGAGTAGGCTGCGATCACCAGACCAAGCGCAGAGCGGGCCATGCAGACCGTACGACAGCTGTTGGGGACCAAGCCGGTTGA
- a CDS encoding CBS domain-containing protein: MQTVRQLLGTKPVEVFAVAADAAVIEAIRLMAERGIGAVLVMDGPRLVGIVSERDYARKVVLRDRASSTTSVADIMSTQVVTVSPSETVERCMQLMTDGRFRHLPVVDNGRVQGVISIGDLVKAVIENQQRDIDQLQRYIAS, from the coding sequence ATGCAGACCGTACGACAGCTGTTGGGGACCAAGCCGGTTGAAGTATTCGCCGTTGCGGCAGACGCTGCAGTGATCGAGGCGATCCGCCTGATGGCCGAGAGGGGCATCGGCGCGGTGTTGGTGATGGACGGGCCACGCCTGGTCGGCATCGTGTCCGAGCGCGATTACGCGCGCAAGGTGGTGCTACGCGATCGCGCCTCATCGACCACCAGCGTTGCCGACATCATGAGCACTCAGGTGGTGACAGTGTCGCCGTCGGAAACGGTGGAGCGCTGCATGCAGTTGATGACCGACGGACGCTTCCGCCATCTGCCGGTGGTCGACAACGGCCGCGTGCAGGGCGTGATTTCCATCGGCGATCTGGTCAAGGCGGTGATCGAAAACCAGCAGCGCGATATCGATCAGTTGCAGCGTTACATCGCCAGCTAG